CGCGAAGTGCGCCGCCAGATCCAGCTCAAGCCAGGCATTCTCACTGGCCAGGACGTGCCGGAGTATGGCCAGTGTGTTGACATCGTGACGAAGGCCGCCCTGCGCCAGATGATCGTGCCGGCGCTGCTGCCGATCGTGTTTGTGGTCGGTGTCGCCTTCCTGGGCAAGGAAGCCCTGGGCGGCCTGCTCATCGGCACCATCATCACGGGCCTGTTCGTCGGCATCGCCATGACGAGCTCCGGCGGTGCCTGGGACAATGCCAAGAAGTATGTCGAAGAAGGCAACCATGGCGGCAAAGGCAGCTTTGCCCATGCGGCAGCCGTGACGGGTGACACCGTCGGCGATCCTTACAAAGACACCTCCGGGCCTGCGGTGAACCCGATGATCAAGGTGGTGAACGTGCTGGCCATCCTGGTGATCCCGCTGTTCTTCAAGTAAACGACCTGCCAACTTTTGAGAGCGGGCTGTCCTCACCGGGCAGCCCGCTTTTTGTTAGGTGGATGGGGCGGCGAAAGCTCGGGATACAGCTCTTCCTGGGCTTTTAATTCGACTGAAAAGCCAGCCCCAACGGAGGTTAGGCCTTGGCCTTGGCAGCCTTTTTGTTGCGGTTATTGCGGTGGCGGCGCCATTCAGCGCGGTGGTTCTGGGCCCATTCATTGAGGGCGCGCTCGAACCCGACATCGCGATTTTCCTTTTCACTGACCAGCCACTTGTGCCGCAGGATCTGTTCGAGCTCGGCTTTGAACTCGGAATAGGCATTGAGGGGGGCGACGGGCATGGGGCGGGGGAGTGGATACGGCGGGAAGAGGCGCTTGGCAAGCAGGGGCGGGAGATCGGCAGTCTGTAAAATGACGTGCCAAGCAGAAAGAAAATGACAAAAGCCCACGCTGGAGTATAACCTTCCGGCTCAACCGAAACGTTGCACGTGCCGAAGTAGCTCAGTGGTAGAGCATCGCATTCGTAATGCGAGGGTCGCGGGTTCAAATCCCGCCTTCGGCTCCACTCCGTGTCAGTCAATGACTCCAGCCCCAGAAAAGCCTCGTGCCAGCCGCAACCGTCGGCAGGGGCCTATGTTGGGCCTTTTCGCCCGGTTGGCCGCCGCCCTGGCCCTGGTGATTCTGATCGCCGTGATCATCAATTTGGGCATTCATAAGCTGGAACGTAGCCCGCCCGTGCAGCCGGAATACGAAGCCGCCCAAAAAGCGCCGGAGCCTGCCGAAGTGAAGGCTGTGGCGGTGGCACCCGCCGGACCGGTGCAGGGGATCGAGCGGCTGGAGGAGAAACGCCCGCAGATCGAAACGGCATTGAGGGCTTTCTTTAAGGCGGCGACGGTGGAGGACAAACTGGCCTTTGCCCGCAGCCCGGAGCGCGTGCGCCCCCTGGTCCACAGTTACTACAGCCAGCGGCCCTTCCAGGCGCGCACGCTCACCGGGCTGGGCACCTGCCAGTCCGTGGCCGAAAAAGGCTACCGCCTGGGCTACATCCAGGCCCTGTTTGCCAAAGAAACACCCTTGAGCGTGATCGTGGAAGAGCAGGCGGATGGGCAGTTCCGGGTGGATTGGGAAAGCCTGGTGCGCTACGGCGAAATGGAATGGGAGACCTTTTTGAGAGAAAAACCGACCCGCCCGATCCTGCTGCGCGTGATCGCCAGCCTGCCTGCCGGAGGCGGGGAAGGGGACGGCGAGTGGCTGGAGGTCCGCAGTCCGGGCCAGGAATCGGTGCTGAAGGCCCATTTTGACCGTCAAAACCCCGCCTTGAAGCCTTTAATTGACCAACTTCAACTGGGGGGGTGGAAAAATGTTCCGCTAACGCTCAGAGTGTGTTATTCGGAATCTAAATCGAACGCCGACACGGCCCAGATCGTAGGCTGTGAAGGCAAAGGCTGGTTGATACTAAACTGACAGGAGGAGCTAACCACGTGAGCAAGACCCACCCACCCAAGTCCAAATCGGCTAAAAAAGCGGTGACCGCGAAACCTGCCGCCAAAAAAGTGGCGGCGTCCAAGC
The Prosthecobacter algae genome window above contains:
- a CDS encoding DUF4032 domain-containing protein, with the protein product MPVAPLNAYSEFKAELEQILRHKWLVSEKENRDVGFERALNEWAQNHRAEWRRHRNNRNKKAAKAKA